In Dendropsophus ebraccatus isolate aDenEbr1 chromosome 14, aDenEbr1.pat, whole genome shotgun sequence, the following proteins share a genomic window:
- the LOC138772400 gene encoding NXPE family member 2-like isoform X1 — protein sequence MITNLQVMSSTGNQKTFLAATFITIMVIGFLIHRQFIQVSPAIFYLPALSPNSATKSSSCTIPPDEHLIHDKVSQWIHIVSFNDTKFASSAKNSRATIINPKKTYCIGDKLTIQIDMFDYLGNRKTYGGDFIKPRIHNPTLKAGASGVVEDFNNGTYQVHFTLFWEGKVFISLLLYHSSEAVSALWRARDNDYGLISFIGTFVSRNQSIPSECGFKLDTAQTV from the exons AACTAATCTCCAGGTGATGTCTAGTACTGGGAACCAAAAGACCTTTCTGGCTGCTACATTCATAACCATCATGGTCATAGGTTTTCTAATTCATCGTCAGTTTATACAG GTCTCCCCTGCTATATTTTACTTACCTGCTCTGTCTCCAAACTCAGCCACAAAGTCCAGTAGCTGCACTATTCCACCAGATGAGCACCTTATTCATGACAAGGTATCTCAATGGATCCATATAGTGTCCTTTAATGACACAAAGTTTGCCTCAAGCGCTAAGAACAGCAGGGCCACCATTATTAACCCTAAAAAGACGTATTGCATCGGAGACAAGTTAACCATCCAAATTGATATGTTTGATTACTTGGGCAATAGAAAGACGTATGGAGGAGACTTTATAAAACCTAGAATACACAACCCTACTCTGAAGGCCGGAGCCTCGGGAGTGGTTGAAGACTTTAACAATGGTACCTATCAAGTCCACTTTACTTTATTTTGGGAAGGCAAAGTCTTTATTTCTTTGTTACTTTACCATTCGAGTGAGGCGGTGTCAGCTTTATGGAGAGCCAGGGACAATGACTATGGTCTCATATCCTTTATAGGAACATTTGTGAGCAGAAACCAGTCCATTCCCAGTGAGTGTGGCTTCAAGCTGGACACAGCACAGACTGTATAG
- the LOC138772400 gene encoding NXPE family member 4-like isoform X2, giving the protein MITNLQVMSSTGNQKTFLAATFITIMVIGFLIHRQFIQVSPAIFYLPALSPNSATKSSSCTIPPDEHLIHDKVSQWIHIVSFNDTKFASSAKNSRATIINPKKTYCIGDKLTIQIDMFDYLGNRKTYGGDFIKPRIHNPTLKAGASGVVEDFNNGTFVSRNQSIPSECGFKLDTAQTV; this is encoded by the exons AACTAATCTCCAGGTGATGTCTAGTACTGGGAACCAAAAGACCTTTCTGGCTGCTACATTCATAACCATCATGGTCATAGGTTTTCTAATTCATCGTCAGTTTATACAG GTCTCCCCTGCTATATTTTACTTACCTGCTCTGTCTCCAAACTCAGCCACAAAGTCCAGTAGCTGCACTATTCCACCAGATGAGCACCTTATTCATGACAAGGTATCTCAATGGATCCATATAGTGTCCTTTAATGACACAAAGTTTGCCTCAAGCGCTAAGAACAGCAGGGCCACCATTATTAACCCTAAAAAGACGTATTGCATCGGAGACAAGTTAACCATCCAAATTGATATGTTTGATTACTTGGGCAATAGAAAGACGTATGGAGGAGACTTTATAAAACCTAGAATACACAACCCTACTCTGAAGGCCGGAGCCTCGGGAGTGGTTGAAGACTTTAACAATG GAACATTTGTGAGCAGAAACCAGTCCATTCCCAGTGAGTGTGGCTTCAAGCTGGACACAGCACAGACTGTATAG